One Eurosta solidaginis isolate ZX-2024a chromosome 5, ASM4086904v1, whole genome shotgun sequence DNA segment encodes these proteins:
- the ImpL2 gene encoding neural/ectodermal development factor IMP-L2 isoform X1, which translates to MQKMNIHMLVIAQLVLFAACIQCRAIDDVDNSIESVDESDDGGETHSHQQQRSPFEEDWIKFVKKPPPTLIQTLGQSVEIICEVMGSQVPTVQWVVGRLPLSEIDSVESNVISESSPSAIVRVRSVHIIDHMLSEKRTYTCVGRTSGKTIYSTTVVYPQPDMKDLLQVRDKPFTGPQKPRIVYNEKFHLDLVDSNLVLPCKVHARPRAEVFWMNGEGKLIEPNHRLKILPSGDLLISNIKWEDMGAYRCIARNAMGKDTADTFVYPALKEEK; encoded by the exons aaaatgaatatacatatgttaGTTATAGCACAATTGGTGCTTTTCGCAGCTTGCATTCAATGCAGAGCAATCGACGATGTTGACAATTCCATTGAGAGTGTTGATGAGAGtgatgatggcggtgaaacacaTTCACATCAACAGCAACGATCACCATTCGAAGAGGATTGgattaaatttgttaaaaaaccACCACCAACATTAATCCAAACTTTAGGACAATCTGTTGAGATCATATGCGAAGTGATGGGTTCACAAGTGCCCACTGTGCAATGGGTTGTTGGACGTTTACCGTTATCTGAG ATTGATAGCGTTGAGTCAAATGTCATATCCGAATCATCACCAAGCGCCATTGTACGCGTACGTTCCGTACACATAATCGATCATATGTTGAGCGAGAAACGCACCTATACATGTGTTGGTCGTACCAGTGGTAAAACGATTTATAGCACAACGGTCGTCTATCCACAACCGGATATGAAAGATTTATTGCAGGTGCGCGATAAACCATTCACTGGACCACAAAAGCCACGCATTGTCTACAATGAGAAATTTCATTTGGATTTGGTTGATTCGAATTTGGTATTGCCATGTAAAGTGCATGCACGTCCCCGTGCCGAAGTCTTTTGGATGAATGGCGAAGGAAAATTGATTGAACCAAATCATCGTTTAAAAATTTTACCTTCGGGCGATTTGCTTATTTCAAATattaaatgggaagatatgggcGCTTACAGGTGTATAGCACGTAATGCTATGGGCAAGGATACAGCGGATACATTTGTCTATCCAGCACTT aaagaagaaaaataa
- the ImpL2 gene encoding neural/ectodermal development factor IMP-L2 isoform X2: MNIHMLVIAQLVLFAACIQCRAIDDVDNSIESVDESDDGGETHSHQQQRSPFEEDWIKFVKKPPPTLIQTLGQSVEIICEVMGSQVPTVQWVVGRLPLSEIDSVESNVISESSPSAIVRVRSVHIIDHMLSEKRTYTCVGRTSGKTIYSTTVVYPQPDMKDLLQVRDKPFTGPQKPRIVYNEKFHLDLVDSNLVLPCKVHARPRAEVFWMNGEGKLIEPNHRLKILPSGDLLISNIKWEDMGAYRCIARNAMGKDTADTFVYPALKEEK, translated from the exons atgaatatacatatgttaGTTATAGCACAATTGGTGCTTTTCGCAGCTTGCATTCAATGCAGAGCAATCGACGATGTTGACAATTCCATTGAGAGTGTTGATGAGAGtgatgatggcggtgaaacacaTTCACATCAACAGCAACGATCACCATTCGAAGAGGATTGgattaaatttgttaaaaaaccACCACCAACATTAATCCAAACTTTAGGACAATCTGTTGAGATCATATGCGAAGTGATGGGTTCACAAGTGCCCACTGTGCAATGGGTTGTTGGACGTTTACCGTTATCTGAG ATTGATAGCGTTGAGTCAAATGTCATATCCGAATCATCACCAAGCGCCATTGTACGCGTACGTTCCGTACACATAATCGATCATATGTTGAGCGAGAAACGCACCTATACATGTGTTGGTCGTACCAGTGGTAAAACGATTTATAGCACAACGGTCGTCTATCCACAACCGGATATGAAAGATTTATTGCAGGTGCGCGATAAACCATTCACTGGACCACAAAAGCCACGCATTGTCTACAATGAGAAATTTCATTTGGATTTGGTTGATTCGAATTTGGTATTGCCATGTAAAGTGCATGCACGTCCCCGTGCCGAAGTCTTTTGGATGAATGGCGAAGGAAAATTGATTGAACCAAATCATCGTTTAAAAATTTTACCTTCGGGCGATTTGCTTATTTCAAATattaaatgggaagatatgggcGCTTACAGGTGTATAGCACGTAATGCTATGGGCAAGGATACAGCGGATACATTTGTCTATCCAGCACTT aaagaagaaaaataa